From Paludisphaera rhizosphaerae, one genomic window encodes:
- the glgX gene encoding glycogen debranching protein GlgX, whose protein sequence is MRVWPGRPFPLGATWDGAGVNFSVFAENASRVSLCLFDGPDATRESTTIALREQTANVWHQYLPDVVPGQLYGYRIEGPFEPTNGHRFNPHKLLLDPYAKAIGRDLKWDDSLFGYPLDSPEQDLAFDKRDSGAFAPLAAVADTSFVWGDDRPPLTPWHETLIYEAHVKGFTKLMPEVTEKIRGTYAGMASDGAIQHLRSLGVTAVELLPIHYHVDDRFLTEKGRINYWGYNTLGFFAPDPRYSTQPNDPLAAVREFKMMVRALHAAGIEVILDVVYNHTAEGQQQGPTLSFRGLDNAGYYRLSPESRRHYMDFTGCGNTFDMSHPQVLQLIMDSLRYWVVDMHVDGFRFDLASTLARELYEVDRLGAFFDIIHQDPILSQVKLIAEPWDVGPGGYQVGHFPVLWTEWNGKYRDNVRRFWKGDGGTVSEFATRLTGSSDLYEQNGRAPCASINFITCHDGFTLRDLVSYNEKHNEANGEENRDGASNNDSWNCGAEGPTDDPEINALRQRQMRNFMTTLMLSQGVAMLLAGDEIGHTQKGNNNTYCQDNELTWLDWNLNDDQKKFLNFTQRVTRLFREHPIFQRRKFFQGRALRGSEIKDVSFLVPSGDEMTDEDWNAGFVKCLGVRLAGDLIDDVNERGEPILDDTGLILLNAHHESIQFTLPKINEKQVWRRALETFADDQTPLIAEGGFVYELPARSMAVFFTRDAENADADVSARQVEVLRREAQEPSPPVPSHRRSPNRGV, encoded by the coding sequence ATGCGCGTTTGGCCTGGACGACCTTTCCCTCTTGGAGCGACCTGGGACGGAGCCGGCGTCAATTTCAGCGTCTTCGCGGAGAACGCGAGTCGCGTTTCTTTATGTCTCTTCGACGGCCCCGACGCCACGCGAGAGTCGACGACGATCGCGTTACGCGAACAAACAGCCAACGTCTGGCACCAGTATCTACCCGACGTCGTTCCGGGCCAGTTGTACGGTTATCGCATCGAGGGTCCCTTCGAGCCGACGAACGGCCATCGCTTCAACCCGCACAAGCTGCTCCTCGACCCCTATGCGAAGGCCATCGGCCGCGACCTGAAATGGGACGATTCGCTCTTCGGCTACCCGCTCGACAGCCCCGAACAGGACCTGGCCTTCGACAAACGCGACAGCGGCGCCTTCGCCCCCCTCGCAGCCGTCGCCGACACATCGTTCGTCTGGGGAGATGATCGACCGCCGCTGACTCCCTGGCACGAGACGCTCATCTACGAAGCTCACGTCAAAGGCTTCACCAAGCTGATGCCCGAAGTGACCGAGAAGATACGCGGGACTTACGCCGGCATGGCTTCCGACGGGGCGATCCAACACCTCCGTTCTTTGGGGGTGACGGCCGTCGAACTGCTGCCGATTCATTACCACGTCGACGATCGCTTCCTCACAGAGAAGGGACGCATCAACTACTGGGGTTACAACACTCTGGGGTTCTTCGCCCCCGACCCTCGATATTCGACCCAGCCGAACGATCCGCTGGCGGCGGTCCGTGAGTTCAAAATGATGGTCCGCGCCCTTCACGCCGCGGGGATCGAAGTCATCCTCGACGTGGTTTACAACCACACGGCGGAAGGCCAGCAGCAGGGGCCGACGCTCTCCTTCCGAGGGCTCGACAACGCCGGCTATTACCGCCTCAGCCCCGAGAGCCGCCGCCACTACATGGACTTCACCGGCTGCGGCAATACCTTCGATATGAGTCACCCGCAGGTCCTCCAGCTCATCATGGACAGCCTGCGCTACTGGGTCGTCGACATGCACGTCGACGGCTTCCGCTTCGACCTGGCGAGCACTCTGGCTCGCGAACTCTACGAAGTCGATCGCCTGGGTGCGTTCTTCGACATCATTCACCAGGACCCGATCCTCTCGCAGGTGAAGCTGATCGCCGAGCCGTGGGACGTCGGTCCGGGCGGCTACCAGGTCGGCCATTTCCCCGTTCTCTGGACCGAGTGGAACGGGAAGTACCGCGACAACGTCCGTCGCTTCTGGAAGGGGGACGGCGGCACGGTCTCTGAGTTCGCCACGCGGCTCACCGGCTCCAGCGACCTCTACGAGCAAAACGGCCGAGCCCCCTGCGCCAGCATCAACTTCATCACCTGCCACGACGGCTTCACGCTCAGGGACCTCGTTTCCTACAACGAGAAACACAACGAGGCGAACGGCGAGGAGAATCGCGACGGCGCCAGCAACAACGACTCCTGGAATTGCGGCGCCGAAGGGCCGACCGACGATCCTGAGATCAACGCCCTCCGCCAGCGACAGATGCGCAACTTCATGACCACCCTGATGCTCTCTCAGGGGGTTGCGATGCTGCTAGCTGGCGACGAGATCGGCCACACCCAGAAGGGAAACAACAACACCTATTGCCAGGACAACGAGCTGACCTGGCTCGACTGGAATCTGAACGACGACCAGAAGAAATTCCTGAATTTCACACAACGAGTGACGCGGCTTTTCCGAGAGCATCCGATCTTCCAACGTCGGAAGTTCTTCCAGGGCCGTGCGCTCCGAGGCTCGGAGATCAAGGACGTGTCGTTCCTCGTCCCGTCGGGCGACGAGATGACCGACGAGGATTGGAACGCGGGCTTTGTCAAATGCCTGGGCGTACGACTGGCCGGCGATCTGATCGACGACGTCAACGAACGCGGCGAACCGATCCTCGACGATACCGGCTTGATTCTGTTGAACGCCCACCATGAATCGATCCAGTTCACGCTCCCGAAGATTAATGAGAAGCAGGTCTGGCGGCGGGCTCTGGAGACATTCGCCGACGATCAAACGCCGCTGATCGCAGAAGGTGGGTTCGTCTACGAGCTTCCTGCCCGCTCGATGGCGGTCTTCTTCACCAGAGACGCCGAGAACGCAGACGCGGACGTCTCGGCCCGACAGGTCGAGGTGCTCCGCCGCGAGGCGCAGGAGCCGTCTCCACCGGTCCCCTCTCACCGACGGTCGCCGAACCGGGGGGTCTAA
- the treY gene encoding malto-oligosyltrehalose synthase, giving the protein MEDTTSPATFSRDPYIDSLLTAALAEVDRRRIVPTATYRIQLHAGFRFNDARAIIDYLDMLGITDLYTSPYLKAAPGSTHGYDITDHSQLNPEIGTEAEHEKLLEALRERGMGLLLDVVPNHMGILGNENPWWNDVLENGQASIYAGAFDIDWAAPTRPENRGRVLLPFLGGLYGDVLEAGDLKLGRDGGAFHVRYFEHRFPLDPKSYRAVMEPALEPILAELGPMAYGVLEFQSILTAVRNLPDHTETAADRINERHREKEIVKRRLGDLLAAEPSIAEAVDRTLDVLDGEPGEAGSFDGFDELLQAQPYRLAYWRVATDEINYRRFFDINALAALRADRWEVVHETHSHIFRILGRMPASGLRIDHPDGLLDPKTYLDRLQTALFLILAHRLHHEGTHAEELPWEEIEPQLREAMTETAPGHGWPPRLYVVVEKILALDEALPEDWPVHGTSGYDALNRINMLFIDGMNENDFTRQYEELIDDATPYRDIVMEKKRLIMDASLSSELHVLAYQLERIALRDRRARDFTQTALRTALREVIAAFPVYRSYITADEVSEKDRQLVGRAVARARRLNPLLGSAVFDFLSRTLLDRVSVGPTPEGEPSQVDFAGKFQQVTAPATAKGIEDTTFYVYNRLISLNEVGGEPNHFGASPASLHRWLGRRAGKFPYALTTLSTHDTKRSEDVRARINVLSEIPEEWFDAFVHWTDLNLVHHRALADGSAVPGRNEEYLLYQTLLGAWPLDPLDEAGLTDFLARIRAFMLKATREAKVHTSWQNPFEEYEAALDAFLGDILDPVRNAPFFRDFLPFQRRVARHGRINGLAQTLLKLAAPGVPDTYQGTEIWDFSLVDPDNRRPVDYNLRKSMLDMLIRRHRECGDNASTMARDLAENVFDGRGKLYVHWRALHARRRSPRLFAEGAYTPLQPSGKHEGSIFAFHRGLGHESAVVAVPRLSTRLSFEGQCPLGEAAWGETIVRMPGLEPGLRYRDVFTGAVVASQVHEGVASIPAAVLFADFPVALLMEE; this is encoded by the coding sequence ATGGAAGATACGACGTCCCCAGCGACCTTTTCACGAGACCCTTACATCGACAGCCTGCTCACGGCTGCTCTCGCCGAGGTCGACCGACGCCGAATCGTCCCCACGGCCACCTATCGCATTCAGTTGCACGCCGGATTCCGGTTCAACGACGCTCGCGCGATCATCGACTATCTCGACATGCTGGGAATCACCGACCTGTATACGTCCCCCTACCTCAAGGCGGCCCCCGGGAGCACTCACGGCTACGACATCACGGACCATTCGCAATTGAACCCGGAAATTGGGACGGAGGCCGAGCACGAGAAGTTGCTCGAAGCGTTGCGCGAGCGAGGGATGGGGCTGTTGCTGGACGTTGTTCCCAACCACATGGGAATCCTCGGGAATGAGAATCCCTGGTGGAACGACGTTCTGGAAAACGGCCAGGCCTCGATCTACGCCGGCGCTTTCGACATCGACTGGGCCGCTCCGACCCGTCCTGAGAATCGGGGCCGCGTTCTGCTGCCGTTCCTGGGCGGGCTCTATGGCGACGTGCTCGAGGCCGGCGACTTGAAACTGGGCCGCGACGGCGGGGCTTTCCACGTTCGCTATTTCGAACACCGGTTCCCGCTCGATCCCAAGAGCTACCGAGCCGTGATGGAACCTGCCCTGGAGCCGATCCTCGCCGAGCTAGGACCGATGGCTTATGGGGTCCTGGAATTCCAGAGCATCCTCACGGCCGTTCGCAACCTGCCTGACCATACCGAGACGGCCGCGGACCGCATCAACGAGCGCCACCGCGAGAAGGAGATCGTCAAGCGCCGGCTAGGCGACCTCCTGGCAGCCGAACCGAGCATTGCAGAGGCCGTCGACCGGACCCTCGACGTCCTCGACGGCGAGCCGGGCGAAGCCGGCAGCTTCGACGGCTTCGACGAGCTGCTTCAGGCCCAACCTTACCGGCTCGCCTACTGGCGCGTAGCCACCGACGAAATCAACTATCGCCGGTTCTTCGACATCAACGCCCTCGCCGCCCTTCGAGCCGACCGCTGGGAGGTGGTTCACGAGACCCACAGCCACATTTTCCGGATTCTCGGCCGGATGCCGGCCTCCGGCCTGCGCATCGACCACCCGGACGGTTTGCTCGACCCCAAGACGTATCTGGACCGACTTCAGACGGCTTTGTTCCTGATCCTGGCGCATCGGCTCCACCACGAGGGAACGCACGCCGAGGAACTCCCCTGGGAGGAGATCGAACCCCAGTTGCGCGAGGCCATGACCGAGACGGCGCCGGGTCACGGCTGGCCTCCCCGGCTTTACGTGGTCGTCGAAAAGATTCTGGCGCTCGATGAGGCGCTGCCAGAGGACTGGCCCGTCCACGGGACGTCGGGTTACGACGCCCTCAATCGAATCAACATGCTCTTCATCGACGGCATGAACGAGAACGATTTCACCCGCCAGTACGAAGAGCTGATCGACGACGCCACGCCCTACCGCGACATCGTCATGGAGAAAAAGCGGCTCATCATGGACGCATCGCTCTCCAGCGAGTTGCACGTCCTCGCCTATCAGCTTGAGCGGATCGCCCTCCGCGACCGCCGGGCGCGCGACTTCACGCAGACTGCGCTGCGGACGGCCCTGCGCGAGGTGATCGCCGCCTTCCCCGTGTACCGCAGCTACATTACGGCCGACGAGGTCTCGGAGAAGGATCGTCAACTCGTCGGTCGAGCCGTGGCTCGCGCCCGAAGGCTCAATCCCTTGCTCGGATCGGCGGTGTTCGACTTCCTCTCGCGTACGTTGCTCGATCGCGTCTCGGTCGGCCCGACTCCCGAAGGAGAACCCTCTCAGGTCGATTTCGCCGGCAAATTTCAGCAGGTCACGGCGCCGGCCACCGCCAAGGGGATCGAAGATACGACGTTTTACGTCTACAACCGTTTAATCTCCCTGAACGAGGTGGGCGGCGAACCCAATCATTTCGGCGCGTCACCAGCCTCGCTCCATCGCTGGCTCGGACGACGGGCGGGGAAATTCCCTTACGCCCTCACGACGCTCTCGACGCACGACACCAAACGCAGCGAGGACGTCCGCGCTCGCATCAACGTCCTCTCGGAGATTCCCGAGGAGTGGTTCGACGCCTTCGTCCACTGGACCGACCTCAACCTGGTCCACCATCGGGCGCTCGCCGACGGGTCCGCGGTCCCTGGCCGCAACGAAGAATACTTGCTCTACCAAACCCTTCTGGGGGCCTGGCCGCTCGATCCCCTGGACGAAGCCGGCCTGACGGACTTCCTCGCCCGAATCCGCGCGTTCATGCTCAAGGCCACACGCGAGGCCAAGGTCCACACGAGCTGGCAAAACCCTTTTGAAGAATACGAGGCGGCGCTGGACGCTTTCCTCGGCGACATCCTCGATCCGGTGAGAAACGCCCCCTTTTTCAGAGACTTCCTGCCGTTCCAACGTCGGGTCGCCAGGCACGGACGAATCAACGGGCTGGCTCAGACCTTGCTAAAGCTCGCCGCGCCGGGAGTTCCGGACACCTATCAGGGGACCGAGATCTGGGATTTCAGCCTGGTCGACCCGGACAATCGACGCCCCGTCGATTACAACCTCCGGAAATCGATGCTCGACATGCTGATCCGCCGTCACCGCGAATGCGGCGACAACGCCTCCACGATGGCCCGCGACCTTGCCGAGAACGTCTTCGACGGCCGGGGCAAGCTCTACGTCCACTGGCGGGCTCTTCATGCGCGGCGACGATCGCCCCGCCTGTTCGCCGAAGGGGCTTACACCCCCCTTCAGCCGTCAGGAAAGCATGAGGGGTCGATCTTCGCCTTCCATCGCGGGTTGGGACACGAGTCGGCGGTCGTCGCGGTGCCTCGGCTGTCGACGCGACTGAGCTTCGAGGGCCAATGCCCGCTGGGAGAGGCCGCCTGGGGCGAAACGATCGTCCGCATGCCAGGCCTTGAACCGGGCCTCCGCTATCGGGACGTCTTCACCGGAGCCGTCGTCGCGAGCCAGGTTCACGAGGGAGTCGCTTCAATCCCCGCCGCCGTCCTTTTTGCGGATTTCCCCGTGGCCCTTCTCATGGAGGAGTGA
- a CDS encoding sulfatase family protein: protein MSKPPTRPLGVAAAFALAAVCLSTSTTPTNAAEPPRPNIVFIFSDDHAYQAVGAYNEPRKLLETPNLDRIAREGVRFDRCLVPNSICGPSRATVLTGKYSHLNGFYNNSNSRFDGSQTTFPKLLQGAGYQTAIVGKWHLMSDPTGFDYWNILPGQGIYYAPDMIEMGVRKQRDGYVTDVITDVSLDWLKKRDKSRPFLLMTQHKAPHRPWSPPIRLLGHDGDRTYDPPATLFDDYANRTLAERDQDMTIAKTMNANDLKLNDFKERFTPEEKQAWDAYYNPRNEAFRKANLQGADLVRWKYNRYMHDYLGCIKAVDENVGRLLKYLDDEGLATNTIVVYASDQGFYLGEHGWFDKRWIFEESLKTPCLVRWPGVVKPGTAEGRIVSNLDFAPTFLEVAGLAVPSEVQGKSLVPILRGEAPNDWRKSFYYEYYEYPDPHHVRPHYGVVNDRYKLVRFETPDLDAWELFDLREDPQELRNVYDDPNRAPIVAELKRELARLREELKVPAKPERKAFGNAPFMPGEAPAAKKAAAAKKAAAKAAPVSAAP, encoded by the coding sequence ATGTCCAAGCCTCCCACACGACCCCTCGGCGTCGCGGCCGCGTTCGCGCTGGCCGCCGTGTGTCTGTCGACGTCGACCACCCCGACCAATGCAGCCGAGCCCCCCCGGCCCAACATCGTCTTCATCTTCTCCGACGACCACGCCTACCAGGCCGTCGGCGCGTACAACGAACCGCGGAAGCTGCTGGAGACGCCGAATCTCGACCGGATCGCACGGGAGGGGGTGCGATTCGATCGCTGCCTGGTCCCCAACTCGATCTGCGGACCCAGCCGGGCGACGGTCCTCACCGGGAAATACAGCCACCTCAACGGCTTTTACAACAACTCGAACAGCCGATTCGACGGCAGCCAGACGACGTTCCCGAAGCTCCTTCAAGGGGCGGGATATCAAACGGCGATCGTCGGCAAGTGGCACCTCATGTCGGATCCGACCGGTTTCGACTACTGGAACATTCTGCCGGGGCAGGGGATCTACTACGCCCCCGACATGATCGAGATGGGCGTCCGCAAGCAGCGCGATGGGTACGTCACAGACGTCATTACGGACGTCTCGCTCGACTGGCTTAAGAAGCGGGACAAGTCGCGTCCCTTCCTCCTCATGACCCAGCACAAGGCGCCGCACCGGCCGTGGTCGCCGCCGATCCGACTTCTCGGTCATGACGGCGATCGCACATACGACCCACCGGCGACCCTCTTCGACGACTACGCCAACCGGACGCTGGCCGAACGCGATCAGGACATGACGATCGCCAAGACGATGAACGCCAACGACCTCAAGTTGAACGACTTCAAGGAACGATTCACGCCTGAGGAGAAGCAAGCCTGGGACGCCTACTACAACCCTCGCAATGAAGCCTTCCGCAAAGCGAACCTCCAGGGGGCCGACCTCGTCCGCTGGAAGTACAACCGCTACATGCACGACTATCTGGGCTGCATCAAGGCCGTCGATGAAAACGTCGGCCGGCTGCTCAAATACCTCGACGACGAAGGGCTCGCGACGAACACGATCGTCGTCTACGCTTCGGATCAGGGCTTCTACCTGGGCGAGCATGGCTGGTTCGACAAGCGGTGGATCTTCGAGGAGTCTCTGAAGACCCCGTGCCTCGTCCGTTGGCCGGGCGTGGTGAAGCCGGGCACCGCGGAGGGACGCATCGTCTCAAACCTGGACTTTGCGCCGACCTTCCTGGAAGTCGCCGGACTGGCGGTTCCTTCTGAAGTCCAGGGGAAAAGCCTCGTCCCGATCCTCCGCGGCGAAGCCCCGAACGACTGGCGCAAGAGCTTCTATTACGAATACTACGAGTATCCCGACCCGCATCACGTCCGCCCGCACTACGGCGTCGTGAACGACCGCTACAAACTCGTCCGATTCGAGACGCCCGATCTCGACGCCTGGGAACTGTTCGACCTTCGTGAAGACCCACAGGAGTTGCGCAACGTCTACGACGATCCGAACCGCGCTCCGATCGTCGCCGAGTTGAAGCGAGAGCTGGCCAGACTTCGCGAAGAACTCAAAGTCCCCGCCAAACCCGAGCGTAAGGCCTTCGGCAACGCTCCGT